The nucleotide sequence CGTACGAGCTCCAGATCGCCGGCTTCGCGAGCAGGCGCAGATCGACCATCGGCGACGCCGCACGCCGCTCGACGGCCGTCCATCCGACGACGAAGGCGGCCAGCACCACGACGAGGGCGCCGAGCACGAGCGGCTGCGCGCCGATCTCGGGGGCCAGCGCGAGGGTGAGCATGAGCGTGACCAGCATCCCGCTCAGCAGAACCAGCCCGGGCCAGTCGATCCCGGCGCCGTCCGACCTGGCCGGCGGATCGTCCGGCATCAGCGCGCGGACGAACAGGGTCGCCACGACGATCGCGCCCGTCGGTATCGCGAACATCCAGTGCCGGGAAAGACCTTCGGCGACGGGCCCGGCGATCAGCGTGCCCAGCATGCCGCCGCCCACGAACAGCCCGCTGACCACGCCGATGGCCACCGCGGACTCGCCCGCCGGGAGGTGCTTACGCACCAGGATGAACGAGAGCGGCATCGCGCCGACCATCGCGCCTTGCAGTACCTGACCGAGCAGCAGCACCGGCAGGTTCGGTGCCAGCGCGGACACCAGACCGCCGACGCTGACCACCGTCATCAGGCGGAGCATGACCAGCTTCCCGCCGTAGCGGTCACCGAGGCTGCCCGCGACGGGCGCGACGAGAGCGCCGGTGATGAGCATCGCGATGCTGATGAGCGCCCCTTGGGCGGGGCTCATCGATAACTCGCGTTGCAGGAGGGGGAGGGTCGGTGTCACCACCGACTCCAAGGTGCCGGTGGCGGCTGCCAGCAGGCCGAGCGACCAGACGGCGGCCTTTCCGATACGGGCCGGGGGAGCGAGTGTTGTGGTCATGGACGTCCTTTCGTCGGTGTGCTGCCCGGCGCGTGTTGTACCGGCGTGCGTTGTCCGGCGTGTGTTGTCCGGCGTGCGTTGTCCGGCGTGCGTCATGACCAGCGGCGCAGTGCCGCTCGGGCGGGCAGGGTGAGTGCCGCCAGCGTCAGACCGCCGGCCGCGGCCACGAGGGATCCGTACAACAGCGGTGGGACGTAGGGCAGTTCACCGGTCGTACCGCGCATCATGGGGATCAGCGTGGCCGCGGCGATCGCCGAGCCGAGGACGACGCCGACCACGGCGACCAACAGACCCTCCCAGCGCAGCATTTGAAGCACCTGGCGCCGGGTGGAGCCGACGAGCCGCAGGGTGCCCAGCTCGCGGCGGCGGTCGAGGACCGTCATCACCAGGGTGTTGACAGCGGCGATGGCGGCGAAGCCGCCGAGGACCGCGGCCATCATGTTGTTGGTCCAGGCGCCGAGCTTCGCGTCGAGACTCTGCTGGGTCGCGTAACCGGACGCGTCGGTGACCTCGCCCAGGGCGGTCAGTGACTTCTCCGAGCCGCCGCTGACCAGCAGAGTGCTGTCGAAGCCCGAGGTGACGTGTCCGGCCAGGGCCGCCCGGTCCATGGTCACCGTGGCCAGGCCGAGGCCTCGGCCGTAGACCGCGACGATCTCCGGGGCGACCTTGGTGCCGTCGGGCAGGTAGAGCGGGAGCTTGTCCCCCACGCCGACGTCGGCCGAGTTCGCCAGGGTCCAGTCGACGGCGATACGGTCCGCGCCGAGCCGGCCGAGGCTGCCTTCGCGTACGTCCAGGTCCTGCACCTTGGCCAGTTCGGCACCGGAGCCGGTGACACCCTGCGTCCCGGCGCCCAGCAGCGACTTGAACTCGCCGGAGCCGACCGGCACCAGCACCTGCGTGTTCAGCAGGCCTACGGCCGCGTCCACGCCCGGCGTACGGGCGGCGCGCTCAGCCGCGTCCACCGGGAGCCCGGCCGGGTCCGTCACCACGTGGTCCGCCGTGATGCCCGCGCGCAACTGCTTGTCCGCGACGTGGTTCTCGCTCGTGTGCATGAAGACGAGCGTCGAGGCGAAGGCCATGGCGAGCACGATCGGTGTGATCGCGGACGCGAGACGGCGGGCGTTGGTACGGGAGTTTGCGGCGGCGAGCTGTCCCGCCGGGCCGGCGCCGCGCAGCGGGAGGCCGAAGAGACCCGCGCACAGCCGTGCCACCAGGGGGCCCAGCAGCGCGACGGCGAGCATGAAGAGCATGACGACGCCGAGCGCGGCGCCTGCCGCGTCGTCCCCCGCCGAATGGGCGGAGACGCCGGTGAGGATCGCGCCGCCGACGAGGGCGGCGATGCCCAGTGCCGTACGGATCACGCCTGGCCGCAGCCGTTCCACCGACGCCTCGGCGAGCGCCTGGCCCGGCTTGATCTTCGCGGGCCTGCGGCCGGCCATCCAGCCGGCGCCGAGCGCGGTGAGCAGCCCGACGGCGACGGCGGCGAGGAGCGGGAGCCCGGACACGTGCACCCGCACGGCCTCCGGGACGGCGCCGCGGTCCTGCAACTGCCCGAACCACCAGTGCGCGAGCCCGATGCCGGGCAGGGAGCCGATGATCCCGGCGAGCGGCGCGACGAGCAGCGCTTCGGAGGCGACCGCGCGGCGGATCTGCCGGGGGGTCGCTCCGACGGCGCGCAACAACGCGAATTCCCGGGCCCGTTGGGACACGGACAGGGCCACGGTCCCGGCCGCGGTGAAGATCGCGACGACGGCGGCGATACCGCCGAAGGAGCCGCCGATGCCGAAGAGCGTCACCTTGGCGTAGCCGAGCCCCGGGTCCTCGATGGCGCCACGGTCGTCGCCGGTGTGCACCTCGGCGGCGGAACCTGCCAGGGCCTTCTTCACCGAGTCGGCGAGGGCGGCGGGGGTGGTGCCGTCCTTGGCCAGCACGGCGATGGCGTCCGCCTTGCCGGGATGGCCGGCGAGCGCGGGGGCCTCGGTGTCGGCGAACCAGGCGAGGGCGGCGCCGCTGTCGGGGGCGGTGTTGCGGGCCGTGTCCGCGGGTCCTGCCTCGGCGATACCCGCGACGCGGAAGTCCCGCTGCCCGGCGGCGGTCTGCAGGGCGACGGTGCCACCGACGGTGGCCTTCGCCGCGCGGGCGGCGGGGGCGTTGAGTACGACCTCGCCTTCGCGGGGCGCGGAGCCGGTGGTCAGCGCGGTACCGGTGAAGGCGTGGGAGCCCCAGCCGTGCGCGGTGAGGGAGCTGTCGCTGTGCGTGGTGTTCCCGGTCCGGACCGGGAAGGTGAAGTCCGCGACGGCGGTGGCCGCGCCCGGAGCGGCGGCGGCCTTCGCCGCGAGCCCGGCGTCCACCCGCGCGGTGTCCGGCAGCGGGACGGCTTCTTCCTCGCGGTCCTCGCCGCTGCCCGTGACGATGTACTCGTACTGGTCGGCGGCTGCGACGACCTGCGCGCCTCCGTACCGCTCCGGCGGCACCGACGCGCGCAGGCCGGTTTCGAGCAGGATGCCGCAGGCCGTGACGATCAGTGCCGACATCATCAGCGCGACGAAGGTCCCGGCGAAGGACGCGGGCTTGAAGCGGACGGCCGCGCGGGCGAGTCCGTTGGGGCGCATCATGCGGCCGCCCCCGCCATCGCGCCCGTGCGGCCGGTACGGGCGGTACGGGCGGCGGTGCGGGCGGTCAGCTCCGACATCCGCTCACCGATCTGCTGCGCCGAACCGCGCTCCAGGCCGCCGGCGAAGGTGCCGTCCGCGAGGAACAGCACGCGGTCGGCCCAGGCGGCGGCGGTCGGGTCGTGGGTGACCATGACGACGGTGGCGCCGAGGGTGTCCACCGCCTGCCGGAGCAGGCCGAGGACCTCGGCGGCGGTGCCGGTGTCGAGGGCGCCGGTGGGCTCGTCGGCGAAGATCACGTCGGGGCTGGTCACCAGGGCGCGTGCGACGGCCACCCGCTGCTGCTGGCCGCCGGACAGCTCGCCGGGCCGGCGCCGCGCCTTGTCGGCGAGCCCGACCTGCGCGAGCACGTCGGCCGCCCGGCGGCGGTCCTGACGCCGTCCGGCCAGACGCACGGGCAGCAGGACGTTCTGCTCCACGGTCAGCGAAGGCAGCAGGTTGAACGCCTGGAAGACGAACCCGAGGCGGCTGCGGCGCAGCTCGGTGAGCTGGTTCTCCTTCATGCCGGTGATCTCCGTACCGCCGAGGCACACCGACCCCGAGGTGGGCCGGTCGAGACCGGCGGCACACTGCAGGAAGGTGGACTTGCCCGACCCTGACGGGCCCATGACGGCGGTGAACGTGCCGCGCGGGAGGGCGAGGTCGACGCCGTCGAGCGCGTGCACCGCGCTCGCGCCACGGCCGTACTGCCGCCGGACCCCGCGCAGCTCGACGGCGAGACCGGGCGTGCCCGCAGGACGCTGGCCCTGCGGTTGGCCGTCCGTCTTCGGCTGCCCGTCCGTCTTCGGCTGCCCGTCCGTCTTCGGCTGTCCGTCCGTCTTCGGCTGCTTGCGGCTGCGTAGCCTCATGTCCGCCCTTTCGCGATTCTCGTGCTGACGCGAGGGAGTGTGCGGGGACGGCCGCGCGCCGGGCGTCATACCCGGGAGCCAACGTGGGGGTAGTACCGAGGTAGGGGGTGGAGGAGGGCGGCCACTACCTGGGCGGTCGGCGGGGCTTGCCCCGGCGGGCACGCGGGGCTTCACCCTCGTCGCAGGGTGATTGCGGGCGCTCAGGCCGGCCCGCCTGGCGGGGTACGTCGCACGCGCCCTTGCCGCCGGAGGTGGCGGGGCCCTGCGCCCCTTGGCGCTCGTACGGTGCTGGTGCGCGCACCGGTACCCCCGAGGCCACGCCCGGCGGACGCGGCCTCGTTCGGGGCGGCTCGCCTCGGGCCTCTGACGGCGGGGTGTCGCGGCGTCCGTACCGCTTATGCCGCGCCTTCGGCGTCGCCCCGCGTCACCGGCAGCCGCGCCGCCACCCGGAAGCCGCCGTCCGGCAGCGGGCCGGTGTCCAGCTCGCCGCCGACCAGACGCACCCGCTCGCGCATGCCGACGAGGCCGTGTCCGGTGCGGCCCTCCTCCAGCGGTGCGGCGGGCGGCTCGGGCGGGGGGCCGTTGACGACGAGTACGGTGAGCCGCCGCTCCCCGGCCCCGCCTCCGGACCCGGACCCGCTTCCGGACCCGGACCCGGACCCGGCTCCGTCCCCGGTCCCGTCCCCGTCCCGGTCGTCCGACACCGATACCGACACCCGCGTCGGAGCACCCGGGGCGTGCCGTACGACGTTCGCCAGGGCCTCCTGCACGATCCGGTACGCGGAGAGGCCCACCGCCTCCGGCACCTCGGCGTCGCACGGGGTGAACTCGACCGGCACCCCCGTCCGTACCGTCGCCTCCACCAGCTTCCCGATCCGCGTCAGGCCCGGCTGCGGGGCGAGTTCGCCGTGCGTCTCCTCGTTCCGCAGCACCCCGAGAAGCCGCCGCATCTCCCCCAGCGACTCGCGCGCTGTCGCCGCGATGGAGGTGAACTCCTCCTGCACGTGCGGCGGCAGGCCGTCGAGGCGGTACGCCGCTGTGTCCGCCTGCACCGTGATGACGGACATGTGGTGCGCCACCACGTCGTGCAACTCCCGCGCGATACGGGCGCGTTCCTCCAGCAGCGTGCGGCGGCTGCGCTCCGCCTCGCTGATCGTCTCCTGCTCGGCCAGCCTGCGCTGCACCTCGTACCGCTCGCGGAGCGCACCACCGAGCAGGAGCGCGGCGCCGCTGAGCACGATCATCACCGTGCTGTTACCGGTCGTGCCGTGGGGTGCGGCGAACGCCAGGCCGATGCTCGCTGCCGCCGTGGCGAGCCACACCAGCAGCAGCGTCCGGCGCCGCTCGCGCAGGCCGAGGGCGAGGCAGAGTCCGACGTACCCGACGATCACCATGGCGGGGAACGGCCAGACGCGCTGGTCGGCGAAGTCGACGGTGAGCAGGGTGAGCGCCCCTGCCACGTCCGCGACGAAGATCACGTACCAGGCGCGCAGAGGGTAGACGACCGCGAGCAGCAGCGGCGCCGCCTGCGCGACGGCGAGCACGCTCGCGATGCCGCCGTTCAGGCCGTAGTCGACGCTGAGCACCCGGATGGTGGTGGGCAGCAGGGCGACGCACAGCACGAACGCCACGCCCCATGGCAGCAGCCGTACCCACCGACGCGACGCCCCCGCGAGCAGCGCGCGCGGGTGTTTCTCCTCCACCGGTGTCATGGCCTCCACGCGTCCACCCTATGCGCGGCGCGACGGCGGGACGGCGACAGGAAAAGCGGTGTCCCGGGAAGCACCGACGCCGGACCCGGCGCGACCGCTGCCGGATGATCTTCATCTTGCGTAAGCGAACTGTTCATCCGCACCTCCGTTCTCTCACCTTTCGCGGCTCTAGAGTTCGTCAGCTGCCGTGATCCGTGATGCAGCCCTGTGTCGCCTGGGGGGACCAGACGCCGACCGGGCCGTAGGCGGACCGGGCCGTAGGCGGCATCCAAGACTGAGAAGTCATCTGATCCGTGTGATCCGTGGGGGGTCAACAACTTGAGAATGTTCACGCGCCGCCATGCCGCGGCGCTCGCGACTGCTGCGGTCCTCGCCGCAGTAGGCACAGTGGCGATCGCACCGGGCGCCGTCGCCGACGACGCCGACGACGCCGACGACTGGGGGACCGAGGGCCAGATCCTCGTCGACGGGGGGACGTTGATCGACCCGGCGACGGGCGCGGCCACCCAGATCCCCAACGCGGGCGGTTCGTCCGCGGCCTGGGCGCCGGACGGCAGCCGGCTGGTCGTCACCCAGAGCCAGATCGGCAGCTTCCGCCCCAGCGGCTCCACCAAGATCACCCTGCCGTGGGCCACCGGCGTCCGTTCCAGCGCGTCGTACGAAGACCTGGCCTACGGGTGGGGGCGGCCGTTACGTCGTCTTCTCCACGGGTGGACAGCTCGCCTACGGCCCGTCGGACGGCGCGTGGGCCCCCGAGCCGCTGCTGAGCAGCAAGCTGGGACCGGCCACCGCGTGCGACACCCACCCGACGGTGACCTGGGCGGGCGTGGTCGCGTTCCAGCGCAACATCAATTACGGCTGCTACGACAACGTCGGCATCGAGGTGTACGACGGGACCACCGTCAAGCGTGTCATCACCAACGGCGAGCAGCCCGAATTCTCACCCGACGGGACGAAGTTGGCCTTCGTCCGCGCGGACGCCGACGGCAAGTCGCAGATCTTCACCGCGAACGCCGACGGCAGCGACGTCAAGCAGCTGACCACGGGCCCGCGTTCGTACGCGAACCCTTCCTGGTCGCCGAACGGCGCCCGGATCCTCTTCGACGCGCACACGTCGCCGGACAGCGGCGACGCGCACACGACCGAGTACATCGACGTGGCGAGCGGCGAGTTGACGAAGGTCGCGGAGGGGCAGGGCTCGAACCCGAGCTGGCAGCCGCTGCGGAAGAACATCACCGCGCGGGTGTGGGGCGACGACGAGTACGCCACCGCCGTGGCCTCCTCCCGCTTCAGCTGGAACACCGTCGGCAAGACCCAACCGGGCCTGCTGGACGCCAAGTCGGCGGTGCTGGTCAGCCAGGACGACATGGCGGACTCGCTCACGGCGCCCGCGCTGGCCGGCAAAATGTCGGCCCCGGTGCTGCTGACGCCGAAGACCGCGCTGTCGACGCCGGTGAAGAACGAGCTGAAGCGGATGCTGAAGCCGGGCGCGAACGTCTGGATGGTCGGCGGCACGTCCGTGCTCTCCAGCAACGTCGCCACGCAGCTGCGGACCCTCGGTTACGTCCCGAAGCGGGTCTCCGGCGCGGACGGCTACGAGACGTCCGTCAAGGTGGCGGCGGTGCAGACCAAGAGCCCGCGGTACGTGTTCCTGGCCAGCGGCAAGGACTACAAGGCGGCGCTTCCCGCGGCTGCGGCGGCGGGTTCGGACGGCCCGAGCGGCGCGAGCACCCTCGTGCTCAGCAGCGGCACCACGCTGACCGCGTCCGTGAAGACGTACCTCAACGGCCTGAACCCGGACAAGACCATGATCATCCCGGTCGGCGCCGACGCGAAGTACGCGCTCACGCATACGTCGTTCACGAAGTGGCCGTCGTCGTACTACTACTACCCGGTCACGTCCGGCACCGCCGAAGGCCTCTCGGTGGCGCTCGCCAAGTTCTGGTGGACCACGCCCGACACGGCCACCCTCGCGTACGCCGGCTCCTGGCGCGACGGGGTGTCCGCGAGCGCGGCGATGAACATCTACGGGCCCATCCTGTGGACGTCACGGCCGGCCCTGTCCAGCGAGGTCAAGAGCTACCTGCTGCGCGAGTCCGCGGGCACGCAGTCCGTCGTCGCCTTCGGCAACACCGGCTCCGTCACCCTGGGCGCGCTGAACACGGCGGGCTCGTCGATCAGCGCGAACGGGAACATGTTCCTGTACCACGCGGACTACAACGGCGACCAGAACACAACCACAGCCACGGGCACGGCCACGGGCACGCAGGGCCTGCGCAAGAGCGCCGAGGCACCCACAACGCCACTCAAGGGCGCCACACCACGCTCGTCCCCGACGTCCCCGACCACCCCGGCCCAGCCGACCGTCAAGCCGAACCTCGACTCACTCAAGACGACCCAGCACCAGTAACAACACCCGCCGCAGGGGCACGAACCACGGGGGCGCCGACCACAGGGTCGGCGCCCCTGCGGCGCTCGTTCCCATGTCGGTGCGGGTGGGGCTCGGCGAGACTCACCGTACGGGGAAGCCGAAGGTGTAGCCCTGCTCCTTCAGCCACGGCAGCACCTCGCGCAGCGCCGCCAGGGTCTGGGCGCGGTCTCCGCCCGCGTCGTGGAAGAGGATCGTCGGGCCGTCGGCGATCTCGCTCTTGACCGTGGCGACGATGGTTTCCACGCCGGGGTGTTCGAAGTCCTTCGTGTCGACGTTCCAGCCCAGCGGCCGCATCCCGCGGGACGCCGCCAGGTGCCGGCTGTACGGGGTGAAGGCGCCGCCCGGGGCGCGGTAGTACTGGGGGCGGACGCCGCCGGAGGCCTTGGTGATCATGCGTTCGGCGTCGAGGATCTGCTGGGACTGGTAGGCCTCGGACTTGGTGTCCATGGTGGTGTCGTGCGAGACCGTGTGGTCGCACAGCCGGTGCCCGCCTGCGACGACCGCCTTGACCAGGTCCGGGTATTCCTGCGCCTGCGTACCCACCATGCAGAACGTGGCCTTCACGCCGCTGTCCTTCAGCAGTTGCAGCACCTGCGGCGTCCAGGCCGGGTCAGGGCCGTCGTCGATGGTGATGTTGACACCACGGGCGCCACGGTCCGAGGCGTGCGCGATCTCCTCCGACACCTTGGCCACTTTCTGGTTCCGGTCTCCGGCGGCGGGCGCTGAGGCATGGGCCGCCGGCTGCCGGCCGCCGGCCGAATCGGCCTGCGCGGTCCACATCGAGGTGCCGACGGCCAGGGCTGTCACGCCGAGCGCAGCCGCGAGGACCCGGCTGTGCCATCCCATTCTCTTGTGACTTGCCATGTCGGGCCGCCCCTTTGCTGTCTCCGCCGGTGCCGTTGCTGCCGTGCACCCATGAAGACACACGAAGGGCCGTAGTGGTCCCCTCTGTTACCGATCACGGACGAACCCGCAGGGGGGCGGCGACAAACCCAGCGGTTCCACGACACCCAGGCACGACAGGCACGACAGGCACGGCACACCGAGCCGTCACAGCGTTGCGGCGAGGATCCGTTCACGCTGGTCGGCGGCCCAGCGGTAAGAAGGCTTCATCGTGAGGGCGCGGTCGAGATCGGCCAGCGCCTCCACCCGTCTGCCGAGCGCCTCGTGCGCCATCGCCCGGCTGCCCACCGCCCAGGCGTATCCCGGGTCGAGGGCGAGCGCCCGGTCGTACTCGGCGATCGCGTCCTCGAACCGCCCTTCCTGTCGCAACAGTTCGCCTCGTTCTCCCACGATCCAGGGATTGCGTGGTGACAGCGCCAGCGCCCTGTCCAGGTCGGCCCGTGCGCCGCCGGTGTCGTCGAGCGAGCGCCGTACCTGAGCACGGCGTACCAGGGACCAGATGTGGTCGGGCTTGATGTCGAGGGCGAGATCGAGGTCGGCCAGCGCTGCCGCGGACCGACCCTGGGTGTGTGCCGTACGCGCCCGGCTGGCCAGTGCCAGGACATGGCCGGGGTCGATGACGAGCACCTGGTCGAAGTCCGCGATCGCCGCCTCGGGGCGACCCGCCAGCCTGTTCGTCTCGCCCCGGTGCCAGAAGGGGCGCGTACCAAACACCCGCCGCTCGACGGCCCGGTCGTGATCCTCCAGCGCCTTCTCGTACTCACCGAGCGCCCGATGCACCAGTGCTCGCCCCGTGTAGGGCCGAGCCCACCGCGGGGCCAGGCCGATCGCCCGGTCGAAGTCCTCGAAGGCGTCCGTGTACCTCGCCTCGTCGCTGTGGCCCTCACCACGAATCATGAACGCGAGGGCGCGGCCCGCGTCGTCAAGTTCCGCCCGGGACAGGAGCATTCCGAGCAGCTTCTCGACACCGCGCTGTTCGTCCCCCAACGCGGCCAGACAGTGGGATCCCCAGTCGCGCAACGCGTCGTCCGCCACCGCCTCACCGGCTTCGGTGAAGACGTGAGCCCACCGTCGTGCCGACTCCGCTCCTGCCGCGCATGCAGCGGGACCGTCTCCCAGTGCCCGCGCGAAGGCCAGGCGCGGCTGCGCACACAACAGGTGGTAGATCTCCTCCAGGCGCTCGACCCACCATGCTTCCGACTCCACTTGCTCCCAGGTCTGCAGCCCCGCCCCCGCCGACTCCCGCCGCTGTCCGAACGACTCCGCCAGCCGGTCGTGGGCCGTACGCCACCGATCGGGCGACACGGAACGCTGGAGCCGCAGCATCGGGTCGCGCACCACGTCGTGGTAGTGCGCGAAGCCTCCGCTGTCGCTCACGAAGGGCATGGTGCGCAGCCAGCTGTAGAGCGCGGTCGGGTCGGCACCGCCCGCGTCGCCGACAGCGGACGTGAAGATGTCCTCGTTCAACCGCCGTGGCAACGCTCCGGCGAGAGCCGCCGCGCGGCGGGTCGGTTCCCGCTCCCACTTCAGGAAGCGCTCGACGGCGGTGGCGCTGGGGTCGTCCACACCGCCCGGACCTGCGGCGTTCTCGGCGACGGCGAGGGTCGAGAGCAGGACGGGCAGCCGCCGGGACAGCCTGAGCACATCCCGCACCACCGTGTCGTCCACCACTCCCTTCGCGGTGAGAAACTGCCGCGCCTCGGACTCGGTGAACGGCGTGAGCGGCACCTCGGTCACCAGGTCGGCGCAGTCCGCCCAGCAGTTGGGGGCGAGCGGGCCCTGCCCGGACAGGGTGATCACGGCGTTCGCGGGCAGCGAGCCGTACGGTCCGCCGATGACGAGATCGCGCAGCCACGTGTCGAGGAACGGCCCGGTGCGCTCGTACGTGTCGAAGAAGACGGCGATCCACGGAGCCTGGGACGCGACGCGGTCCAGTTCGGCGACCAGGGTCGGCGTGAGGACGCGGAGCGGGTCGGTGAGCAGCCGCGCGTCCTCCTGCCTGCTCGTACGGGTACCGAGAGCGGCCCGTACGTGGTCGGCGCCGCGGGCGAGTTGAGCTGGGTCGACGGCTCCGGTGAGCGCTCCGACCCCCGGAACCATGCCGAGGCCGACCAGCCCGGCCTGCGCGACGGCGAGCGATCCTGCCGTCGGACCCTGCTCGGGCTGCGCGAGGGACGCGGCCGACGCCTCGTCCCGCCGGCGGCGGTAGGTCGCGAGCGCCCGGTCGAGAGCCTTGAGCGGGTGCCCCAGCCGTGCGAACTGGTCGGCCAGCGCCTCCAGCACCTCCGGCACGCTGTTCACGGACTCGTCGACGGTGGCGGTGAGCGCCTGGCGCTCGCGCGCGGTCCTGACGAACTCGCGTACCAGAGTCGTCTTGCCCACGCCCGCGTTGCCATGGACGTGGAACACGAACCGGTGCTCCAGGTCTTCCGGCTGCGTGTCGAAGTTCGCCCGGAACAGCGCGAGTTCACTGCGCCGTCCGACGAACCCCGCATGTCGGCGCAGGTTGATGAGCTCTTGCATCGACGGACGCGCACTGCCAGCCATGCGCTTCAGTCTGGCAGCGGGGCAACGGCTCTGACAGACGGCGCGGCGGCAGGTGGCGCGACGGTCCTCTGTCCTCTCCCTGTTGGCCGGCGGCGACGGTCAGGGATTCCAGAACACACCGACCTGCACCTGGTCGAAGCGTCGCGCTGCCAGATCGTCCCGCCGGATCACCCAGTGGACGGAGGTTCCTTCCCTGCCGCTGATGCCGGGATCCCATTGGGCGAGCAACACCCAGTCCTCGCCCGGCTGCTCCGCGGCGAGCGAAGCCGCCTTCGCGACCGGGTCGATCTCGGTGTACTCGTCCCAGGCGTATCCGCCGATCTGCAGCGCCCCGGGGGTGGTGATGTCCTCCTCCTTGTCCAGCCACGCCGCGAGCAGTTGCTCGGAGTGCGGGTGCCCGGGGAGCGGTGCGCTCCAGGGTTCGTCGGGGAGCTCGATCCAACAGTGGTACGGCAGGGACACATTGGCGGCGGCGATAGTCAGCGGGCCTTGCGGGAAAGCCTGGCAGACCTCCCGGTAGTCGGGGATCTCGGCGAAGAAGTGGGCATCCTTCGCCCGCTCTTCGACGGCCGCACCGGCCGGTATGTAGACCACCTCCCCCATGGAGGCAATGTCCTCGTTGTCGGGAAAGGCGAACAACAGCAACTGTCCGTCGGGGGGCAGCGGGAGATCCGTCACGCCCTCGGGCAGGGCCGCACAGTCGATGGAGGCGACGAACGGGAACCGGGGATCCGGGGTGTCGACGGGAAGCAGCAAAGGGCCGCCGAACTGGGCAACGACCGGTCCGTTCCGGGCCTCGGACAGCGTCGCGCAGGGCCGGGCTATGCCGATCCACCGTTCCACATCGTCGGACGGAATTCCCCGGGCCAGTGCCTCTTCGCGGAATGGGCCGAGCTTGTCCAGCATCTCTGGCTTCATGCGAGAAACGTACCGGCAGGCACTGACACACTTAGCCTCAGAGATGAGCCGAGCTTGCCGACACGGAGGTCGAGTGTGAACGGTCCTGGTCCTACCGAAGTCGCGATCCGCGTCGCTGAAGAAGCGGACCTCGACGCGGCAGCCGAACTGTTCCGGCTGTACCTCGACTTCTACGAGGTGCAGCCGCAGGACCCGGACCGGCCGCGCGCCTTCATCGCCGAGCGGCTGAAGGAGCGGGACTCCCTGATCCTGCTCGCCTCCGCCTCCGCCTCCGAGGCCGGGGCCGGGGCCGGGGCGCTCGGGTTCGCGCAGGTGTATCCGATGATCTCGTCACTCGACATGGCACCGTCCTGGCTGCTGAGCGACCTGTACGTGCCCCCCGCCGGCCGCCGCCGCGGTGTCGGCAGGGCGTTGGTGCGCGACGTGGTCCGCAGGGCGCGCGAGGCCGGGATGAGCGGGGTGCAGCTCGACACCGCCTACGACAACCACACGGCCCAACACCTTTACGAGGCCGAGGGATTCACCCGCGACCCCTTCCACATCTACCTCCACGACCTGCGCCGAACCGACGGCCACACGACCTAGGGCCTTCCGTCGTCAGCCGAAGTCGTCGGGGACGATGTGGAGTTTCTCCGCGATACGGGCGAGAGCTTTCTGGTCGGTCGTGTTGAGCGAGTCGAGGACGGTGCGGCGAACCGAGCGCAGGTGGGTGGGCGCCGCCAGACGCACGATGTCGAAGCCGGCTTCAGTGAGTTCGGCGAGGGTGTAGCGGCCGTCGGCCGGGTCGGGTGTCCGTACGACCCAGCCGCGCTGTTCGCAGCGTTTGACGACGTTGGACAGGCGGGAGAGCGACCCGCTGGCGAGGAAGGCGAGTTCACCCATCCGCAGCTTGCGCTGCGGGGCCTCGGAGAGATGGCTGAGCACGAGGTACTCGAACAGGGTCAGGCCGTGTTCCTGCCGTAGCGGCGACTCCAGCTTGCCGGGCAGCAGCAGGACGAG is from Streptomyces sp. NBC_00370 and encodes:
- a CDS encoding tetratricopeptide repeat protein, producing the protein MAGSARPSMQELINLRRHAGFVGRRSELALFRANFDTQPEDLEHRFVFHVHGNAGVGKTTLVREFVRTARERQALTATVDESVNSVPEVLEALADQFARLGHPLKALDRALATYRRRRDEASAASLAQPEQGPTAGSLAVAQAGLVGLGMVPGVGALTGAVDPAQLARGADHVRAALGTRTSRQEDARLLTDPLRVLTPTLVAELDRVASQAPWIAVFFDTYERTGPFLDTWLRDLVIGGPYGSLPANAVITLSGQGPLAPNCWADCADLVTEVPLTPFTESEARQFLTAKGVVDDTVVRDVLRLSRRLPVLLSTLAVAENAAGPGGVDDPSATAVERFLKWEREPTRRAAALAGALPRRLNEDIFTSAVGDAGGADPTALYSWLRTMPFVSDSGGFAHYHDVVRDPMLRLQRSVSPDRWRTAHDRLAESFGQRRESAGAGLQTWEQVESEAWWVERLEEIYHLLCAQPRLAFARALGDGPAACAAGAESARRWAHVFTEAGEAVADDALRDWGSHCLAALGDEQRGVEKLLGMLLSRAELDDAGRALAFMIRGEGHSDEARYTDAFEDFDRAIGLAPRWARPYTGRALVHRALGEYEKALEDHDRAVERRVFGTRPFWHRGETNRLAGRPEAAIADFDQVLVIDPGHVLALASRARTAHTQGRSAAALADLDLALDIKPDHIWSLVRRAQVRRSLDDTGGARADLDRALALSPRNPWIVGERGELLRQEGRFEDAIAEYDRALALDPGYAWAVGSRAMAHEALGRRVEALADLDRALTMKPSYRWAADQRERILAATL
- a CDS encoding DUF1963 domain-containing protein, translated to MKPEMLDKLGPFREEALARGIPSDDVERWIGIARPCATLSEARNGPVVAQFGGPLLLPVDTPDPRFPFVASIDCAALPEGVTDLPLPPDGQLLLFAFPDNEDIASMGEVVYIPAGAAVEERAKDAHFFAEIPDYREVCQAFPQGPLTIAAANVSLPYHCWIELPDEPWSAPLPGHPHSEQLLAAWLDKEEDITTPGALQIGGYAWDEYTEIDPVAKAASLAAEQPGEDWVLLAQWDPGISGREGTSVHWVIRRDDLAARRFDQVQVGVFWNP
- a CDS encoding cell wall-binding repeat-containing protein — protein: MTWAGVVAFQRNINYGCYDNVGIEVYDGTTVKRVITNGEQPEFSPDGTKLAFVRADADGKSQIFTANADGSDVKQLTTGPRSYANPSWSPNGARILFDAHTSPDSGDAHTTEYIDVASGELTKVAEGQGSNPSWQPLRKNITARVWGDDEYATAVASSRFSWNTVGKTQPGLLDAKSAVLVSQDDMADSLTAPALAGKMSAPVLLTPKTALSTPVKNELKRMLKPGANVWMVGGTSVLSSNVATQLRTLGYVPKRVSGADGYETSVKVAAVQTKSPRYVFLASGKDYKAALPAAAAAGSDGPSGASTLVLSSGTTLTASVKTYLNGLNPDKTMIIPVGADAKYALTHTSFTKWPSSYYYYPVTSGTAEGLSVALAKFWWTTPDTATLAYAGSWRDGVSASAAMNIYGPILWTSRPALSSEVKSYLLRESAGTQSVVAFGNTGSVTLGALNTAGSSISANGNMFLYHADYNGDQNTTTATGTATGTQGLRKSAEAPTTPLKGATPRSSPTSPTTPAQPTVKPNLDSLKTTQHQ
- a CDS encoding GNAT family N-acetyltransferase — translated: MNGPGPTEVAIRVAEEADLDAAAELFRLYLDFYEVQPQDPDRPRAFIAERLKERDSLILLASASASEAGAGAGALGFAQVYPMISSLDMAPSWLLSDLYVPPAGRRRGVGRALVRDVVRRAREAGMSGVQLDTAYDNHTAQHLYEAEGFTRDPFHIYLHDLRRTDGHTT
- a CDS encoding polysaccharide deacetylase family protein; translated protein: MASHKRMGWHSRVLAAALGVTALAVGTSMWTAQADSAGGRQPAAHASAPAAGDRNQKVAKVSEEIAHASDRGARGVNITIDDGPDPAWTPQVLQLLKDSGVKATFCMVGTQAQEYPDLVKAVVAGGHRLCDHTVSHDTTMDTKSEAYQSQQILDAERMITKASGGVRPQYYRAPGGAFTPYSRHLAASRGMRPLGWNVDTKDFEHPGVETIVATVKSEIADGPTILFHDAGGDRAQTLAALREVLPWLKEQGYTFGFPVR